The DNA segment TTATGCTATTGGCAATATAAATAGGCAGCGATGCTTTAGAGATTGGAAGCGACGGTACTGAAGACGAGTACCGTTTTTTTTTGCGGATAAGAATGGAAAGGGAGAGAGGTCCGCTTTAATAGCGGATAACTGCAAAAAAACGGGCTAATTTCTGGAATTATCGCAACGTAGCGGGATTGCTTGTTAATTAAAATCATATTAAGATTAATATTGTTCTGATTACTAATGTTAAAATTAGGCGGTGATAGAAGTGGTGCAAAAAAGTGAGCAGAAAACCTGGACCAAGATTATTATGGCGTTGTATTTGCTTACCTTCTTAGCCAAGGGGCCGGCTTATGGCAACAAAATGGCGGAGGAAATCAAACGGCGCACCCAGGGGGCGATTACACCCAATCCCAATGCGCTCTATCCGTTGCTGCGGATTATGGAGGAACGGAGCTATGTGGTGGGACACTGGGAAGATAACGATAAGCGCAGCAAACGTATTTATTCAATTACCGAGCAGGGCCGTGCTTATATTCCCGAGCTGGTGAAAAAGGTGACTGCACGATTGAACGAAGTAGAACGGAACATACAAATTATTCGAAATGATTTACTGTAATTAGGGAGAGTGGACAATGGGTCAGGCAACAAATAGACTAAGTAAACGAACAATGGGAGTGATCGTCGGGCTGATTGTTTTAATTGCTGTCAGCGGCGGCGTATGGTGGTGGATTCGCAGCAGCCGGATTGTCTCGACAGACGATGCCCGGGTGAAAGGGACAATTGTCAATATCAGTGCCAAAGTGACCGGCAGAGTGGAAAAACTGCTGGTGCAGGAGGGGGATGCCGTAACAGCCGGCCAGGTGATTGCCACCATTGAACAACGGGAATTCCAGGCACAACTGGAGCAGGCGCAGGCTGCTCTGGCGGCAGCGCAGGCCAAACTGGCGCTGGCCGAGGCCGGCAACCGGCCGCAGGAAATTGCCGAAGCCGGTGCTTCGGTGACGCAAGCGCAGGCGACGATGGAAAATGCCCGGAAGGAATATGAACGGGTGGAAGCGCTCTATCGTCAGGGCGGTATTTCAGCCCAGCAGCGGGATGCGGCGAAAACGGCCTGGGAGGTAGCCAAGGCCCAGTATGAGGCGGCCCAGAACTCTTACAGTGTGACTAACGAAGGGTCCCGGCCGGAAGATATAAAAATGCTGCAGGCCCAGGTACAGCAAGCCCAGGCGGCGGTAAAAAGTGCCCAGGTGCAACTGGATGATACGGTCATTAAAGCACCGGTCAGCGGCACACTGGCCTTAAAGTCGGTGGAAGACGGCGAAGTGGTATCCTCCGGACAGCCGCTGGTAAGCATAGCCAATCTGTCGGATGTCTGGGTTGCCGCTAATATTGAGGAAACCTATATCGGCAAGGTCAAGGCCGGCCAGGAGGTCAGCTTTACGATAGACGCCTATCCGGGCAAAACCTTTACCGGCAAGGTGAAGGAAGTAGGACCGGCGGCCGGGTCGCAGTTCGCGCTGCTGCCTAACGAGAATACTTCGGGAAACTTTACGAAAGTGACACAGCGGCTGCCGATAAAAATTCAGGCTGAAAATGCGGCGGATGGAGAATTAAAACCGGGCATGTCGGCGATCATTGAAATTCATGTGCGCTAACCGGGAGAAGGTAAAACAGTTATGATGAAAAAATACTCCGTCTTATTTGCCGTATGCCTGGGGACGGTGCTCAGTGCTTATGTCAGCAGTTGTGTCAATATTGCCCTGCCGAATATGATGCAGGAACTGAATTTTAATATGGACTCTATTGTGTGGGTTTCGTTGAGCTATCTCTTGCCCTATGGCTCCACCCTGCCGCTGACGGGAAAACTGGGCGACCAGTTTGGCACAAAAGAGACCTACATCGCGGGAATGACGATTTTTACTATAGCGTCGCTGCTGTGCGGCGTTGCCTCCAATTCCACCTTTATGGTTATCGTACGGGTCATTCAGGGGGTGGGAGCCGGCATGCTGCTGCCCAACGCGATGGCTATTGTGGCGGCCACCTTTGAACCTTATGAACGGGGGCAGGCGCTGGGCATCTGGAGTGCCATGGCGGCAGCCGGCAGCGCGATGGGACCAACCATCGGCGGCTATTTGATCGAACATTTTAGTTGGCGGTCCATCTTTTTTTCGGTGGTTCCCCTGTGTATTATTTGCATTATGCTGGCTTTTCTCATTATTCCAAAATTTGAGCGAAATCAAAAGGCGGGGGCCGATTATCTTGGCGCAGGCTTTTTGATTCTCAGCATCAGTTCACTGCTGATTGCGCTTAATCAGGGACAGAAGGAAGGCTGGGATTCTTTATATATTGTTTCGCTGTTCTATACGGCTGGTGCCGCCATGGTGCTGTTTATCATGGTCGAGCTATATGTAAAACAGCCGATGATTGAGCTGACGCTGTTTAGAAACAAAAATTTTGCCATTGCCAATATCATCGGATTTTTATCCTTTGTCGCCATGTATGGCGCGATGTTTTTGCTGCCCTTCTTTTTAAAGACCATCTTAAATTACAGTTCCATGACGGCAGGCATTATGCTGCTGCCCATGACGGCCACCATGGTGGTGTTTGCCCCGGTCGGCGGTCGGCTGGCCGACCGCTTCGGGTCGCGGCTGCCTACCGCTTGCGGCATTTTGCTCATCTCGTTGGCCATTTATCTGTTGAGTCAGATCAATCCTGATTTTTCGTCCCGGAACTTTTTCATCCGTCTGGTTATGCTGGGGATTGGTCTGGGTTTTACCATGTCGCCGTTAAGCAACTGTGCCATTGCGTCGTTGCCTAAGGACAAGATCGGGGTCGGGTCGGGCGTATTTAATCTGGCTAAAATTATCGGTGGCAGTATTGGCGTTGTCTTTGTTGAAACTTTGCTGACCAACCGGGAAATCCATCATTCCCAGGTATTGAACGCCTATCTGAATCCGGCGGTCCGGTCGACGCAGGAACTGTATAGCCTGCTGCGGACGTTATGGGGCGATAAGGGGATGGATAACCAACTGCTATCCGAGGCCTTGCACGGCTGGAGCACCGGACGGGGACTCCTGCCGGAGCAGTACGCCCAATTCAAACTGTTACTGGGACAAATGCTGCAGCAACATGCCAGCGTATTGTCTTTTGAAGATGTGTTTTTTGCCTTGTCCCTTCTTTGTTTGTGCGGGGCGTTCTTTTCTTTCTTTATTACAGGTCGCCGGGCTGAAGCTGATTAGAGTTGTAGCCGGTGGTGAAAACAGGGCATATACTGGCAGTGAACCGCTGCCGTAACGGCCGGTTGAAGTACGGATGGAGGATGTGATGGTTGTGGCCGTGGCAAGCGATATTAACGACGTGCTAAGAGTGTTTGTTTTTGGTAATTTGAGCAGCATTGTCAACAATGAACCGGTGGTGGTGCCGGCCGGCATCGACATTCTCCTGCAGGTTAATGTTTTGAACAATATGGGAGCGCTGGGACTGCCGCCGGATATTGCACAAATCACCGAAAATTACTTTGTCGCCGGCGCCGGCAGCCAGATAACGGCTACTTGAGTATTGGTGGAAAATCTGGTATGATAAACAAAAAAATAAGACGATATATCTTCGGGGCAGGGTGAAATTCCCAACCGGTGGTAAGCAGTTTTCGCTGCAAGCCCACGAGCCGTAATACTATTCTTCTATAAAGCGTGATGGTTT comes from the Propionispora vibrioides genome and includes:
- a CDS encoding PadR family transcriptional regulator codes for the protein MVQKSEQKTWTKIIMALYLLTFLAKGPAYGNKMAEEIKRRTQGAITPNPNALYPLLRIMEERSYVVGHWEDNDKRSKRIYSITEQGRAYIPELVKKVTARLNEVERNIQIIRNDLL
- a CDS encoding HlyD family secretion protein — its product is MGQATNRLSKRTMGVIVGLIVLIAVSGGVWWWIRSSRIVSTDDARVKGTIVNISAKVTGRVEKLLVQEGDAVTAGQVIATIEQREFQAQLEQAQAALAAAQAKLALAEAGNRPQEIAEAGASVTQAQATMENARKEYERVEALYRQGGISAQQRDAAKTAWEVAKAQYEAAQNSYSVTNEGSRPEDIKMLQAQVQQAQAAVKSAQVQLDDTVIKAPVSGTLALKSVEDGEVVSSGQPLVSIANLSDVWVAANIEETYIGKVKAGQEVSFTIDAYPGKTFTGKVKEVGPAAGSQFALLPNENTSGNFTKVTQRLPIKIQAENAADGELKPGMSAIIEIHVR
- a CDS encoding DHA2 family efflux MFS transporter permease subunit → MMKKYSVLFAVCLGTVLSAYVSSCVNIALPNMMQELNFNMDSIVWVSLSYLLPYGSTLPLTGKLGDQFGTKETYIAGMTIFTIASLLCGVASNSTFMVIVRVIQGVGAGMLLPNAMAIVAATFEPYERGQALGIWSAMAAAGSAMGPTIGGYLIEHFSWRSIFFSVVPLCIICIMLAFLIIPKFERNQKAGADYLGAGFLILSISSLLIALNQGQKEGWDSLYIVSLFYTAGAAMVLFIMVELYVKQPMIELTLFRNKNFAIANIIGFLSFVAMYGAMFLLPFFLKTILNYSSMTAGIMLLPMTATMVVFAPVGGRLADRFGSRLPTACGILLISLAIYLLSQINPDFSSRNFFIRLVMLGIGLGFTMSPLSNCAIASLPKDKIGVGSGVFNLAKIIGGSIGVVFVETLLTNREIHHSQVLNAYLNPAVRSTQELYSLLRTLWGDKGMDNQLLSEALHGWSTGRGLLPEQYAQFKLLLGQMLQQHASVLSFEDVFFALSLLCLCGAFFSFFITGRRAEAD